Proteins co-encoded in one Plasmodium sp. gorilla clade G2 genome assembly, chromosome: 9 genomic window:
- a CDS encoding cytosolic Fe-S cluster assembly factor NBP35, putative yields MNVFTKRSFFSFFVGSLVGLCFSYVLTNKKNINEFIKYAIKYVTHKKSKKKKNNNNNSIPDECPGLDSEQAGKSKVCEGCPNRKICNDPELKKEKEKERNQIFNEVQENLKNVKFKILILSGKGGVGKSTVAAQLAFALSYLNYEVGLLDIDICGPSIPVLTKTIDHDVNYSMNGWVPIYKNNLSIMSVGYLLPNFDDPVIWRGPKKNGLIKQFLCDVYWKNLDFLIIDTPPGTSDEHLTICSYLKDNLDGCIIVTTPHILSICDVKKEIEFCKKTNIPILGIVENMYQSIFVSNYTVKKMCSDMNVHYAGKVTFHQNLIEACQQGVGCCDIDPYSSSSKELFHLCNILIQQIQKRYMLLQMGTNNDNNNFVHPNSDNQKLTYQEEENESNLNKNSNKLSKYNELNYDHANLSKLQMLDKLLSEINPFLGEKNE; encoded by the coding sequence aTGAATGTATTCACAAAAAGAAGcttcttttccttttttgttGGATCCCTTGTAGGACTATGTTTTAGTTATGTTCTAactaataagaaaaatattaacgaatttataaaatatgcaataaaatatgtaacaCATAAAaagagtaaaaaaaaaaaaaataataataataatagtatacCTGACGAATGCCCAGGTTTAGATAGCGAACAGGCTGGTAAATCTAAAGTTTGTGAAGGATGTCCAAATAGGAAAATATGTAATGATccagaattaaaaaaagaaaaagaaaaagaaagaaatcaAATATTTAATGAGGTTcaagaaaatttaaaaaatgtcaAGTTCAAAATTTTGATATTATCAGGTAAAGGAGGTGTAGGAAAATCAACTGTAGCTGCACAATTAGCTTTTgcattatcatatttaaattatgaagTTGGATTATTAGATATAGATATATGTGGTCCATCAATTCCAGTTTTAACTAAAACAATAGATCATGATGTAAATTATAGTATGAATGGATGGGTAccaatttataaaaataatttatcaatAATGTCTGTAGGGTATTTATTACCAAATTTTGATGATCCTGTTATATGGAGAGGTCCTAAAAAGAATGGATTAATAAAACAATTTTTATGTGACGTATACTGGAAAAATTTAgattttcttattattgaTACACCACCAGGAACTAGTGATGAGCATTTAACTATTTGTTcttatttaaaagataatttAGATGGTTGTATAATAGTAACTACTCCTcatatattatctatatgtgatgttaaaaaagaaatcgaATTCtgtaaaaaaacaaatattccAATATTAGGTATTGTTGAAAATATGTATCAATCAATTTTTGTATCAAATTATAcagtaaaaaaaatgtgcTCTGATATGAATGTGCATTATGCTGGAAAAGTTACATTTCATCAAAATTTAATTGAAGCTTGTCAACAAGGTGTTGGGTGTTGTGATATAGATCCATATAGTTCTTCATCTAAAGAATTATTTCATCTCTGTAATATTCTTATACAGCAAATTCAAAAGAGATACATGTTACTACAAATGGGtactaataatgataataataatttcgtACATCCAAATAGTGATAATCAAAAACTGACATATcaggaagaagaaaatgaaagtAATCTCAATAAAAATTCTAATAAATTAAGCAAATATAATGAACTAAATTATGACCATGCTAATTTATCAAAACTTCAAATGCTAGATAAATTGTTAAGTGAAATAAATCCCTTCCTTGGGgagaaaaatgaataa
- a CDS encoding DNA primase large subunit, putative, whose amino-acid sequence MIIRKKSLNGMPHEKGKLNEKKLQNITIKNYEITNDESKKAFFDYYSCIYPFNMPISLYKYPPIFGYCSLSDFQEIGAKRLALLQFLDTCTISGDDEREQYNNSRKGEKNYSLNNTTDNKNKIIRQKIYEYKFGIQSMKDYNKEEMENIIMTDLLSHYILRIAFSKDKEKQQWFLKQELKLFTFRLNELKNINVLNSQNISESERGLVHLLKRENIHYESISKPSISYGNKNEEWEKYTEFIPNKDTIQKLFKVPFYPDAYFLVRDHKVVVEKGIAYVPDIYLDIILTVQFKLNIKESFKYLDHNEKMLLKIQNDPRISTFLSSLPKAYVAKDFRQNYEHTQDTRLSPQNLYSVYKQSFPPCMRRIFVNYIKDKHLKHWGRQQLWLFLKGAGMTLDENIQTNRSIWLQPDKFDKEHRYNIRYMYGKEGKKTDFSPYNCSKIINNFPVPSSNDIHGCPFKNFDESHLKSLLYFFGLSDEQIKSIMPLKKNNEYQMACVKFFMETHPGSVGDGVGNHPNSYYVESRKYYKSKTSGSEKVTN is encoded by the exons atgataataagaaaaaagtcCTTAAATGGAATGCCACATGAGAAGGGAAAGTTGAATGAGAAAAAACTTCAGAATATTACAATAAAGAATTATGAAATAACAAATGATGAAAGTAAGAAAGCATTTTTTGACTATTACAGTTGTATATATCCATTTAATATGCCTATCAGTTTATATAAGTATCCTCCCATATTTGGTTATTGTAGTTTAAGTGATTTTCAAGAGATTGGAGCAAAAAGGTTAGCATTGTTACAATTTTTAGATACATGTACTATATCAGGAGATGATGAGAGagaacaatataataattcaagaAAAGGTGAAAAGAattattctttaaataatacaacagataataagaataaaataataagacagaagatttatgaatataaatttgGTATACAATCTATGAAagattataataaagaagaaatggaaaatattattatgacagATTTATTAtctcattatatattaagaatagCATTTTcaaaagataaagaaaaacaacAATGGTTTTTAAAACaagaattaaaattatttaccTTTAGATTAAATgaattgaaaaatattaatgtttTAAATTCACAAAATATAAGTGAAAGTGAAAGAGGTTTAGTACATTTATTAAAACGAGAAAATATTCATTACGAATCTATATCAAAACCATCCATATCATATGGTAATAAAAATGAGGAATGGGAAAAATATACAGAATTTATTCCTAATAAAGATACTATACAGAAATTATTTAAAGTCCCATTTTATCCTGATGCTTATTTCTTAGTAAGAGATCATAAAGTAGTTGTTGAAAAAGGTATAGCATATGTGccagatatatatttagatatTATATTGACAGTACAAttcaaattaaatataaaagaatcatttaaatatctagatcataatgaaaaaatgcttttaaaaattcaaaaCGATCCAAGAATTTCTACTTTCTTATCATCGTTACCTAAAGCATATGTAGCCAAAGATTTCAGGCAAAATTATGAGCATACACAAGATACTAGATTGTCACCTCAAAACCTTTATAGTGTATATAAACAATCTTTTCCACCATGTATGAGACGTATATTTGTTAATTATATCAAAGATAAACATTTAAAACATTGGGGAAGACAACAATTATGGTTATTTCTAAAAGGTGCAGGTATGACACTAgatgaaaatatacaaaCTAATAGATCTATATGGTTACAACCTGATAAATTTGATAAAGAAcatagatataatataagaTATATGTATGGTAAAGAAGGTAAAAAAACAGATTTTAGTCCATATAACTGttctaaaattataaataactTTCCTGTACCATCTTCAAATGATATACATGGTTGtccttttaaaaattttgatGAGTCTCATCTTAAAagtcttctttatttttttggacTAAGTGATGAACAAATTAAATCTATTATGcctctaaaaaaaaataatgaataccAAATGGCATGTGTAAAATTCTTTATGGAAACACACCCAGGATCTGTTGGTGATGGGGTTGGAAACCATCCTAATTCATACTACGTGGAGAGTAGAAA GTATTATAAATCCAAAACATCAGGATCCGAAAAAGTAACAAATtga